In Rhodamnia argentea isolate NSW1041297 chromosome 4, ASM2092103v1, whole genome shotgun sequence, the following proteins share a genomic window:
- the LOC115740562 gene encoding 40S ribosomal protein S13 gives MGRMHSRGKGISASALPYKRTPPSWLKISSQDVEENICKFAKKGLTPSQIGVILRDSHGIAQVKSVTGSKILRILKAHGLAPEIPEDLYHLIKKAVSIRKHLERNRKDKDSKFRLILVESRIHRLARYYKKTKKLPPVWKYESTTASTLVA, from the exons ATGGGTCGCATGCACAGTCGCGG TAAGGGTATCTCAGCCTCGGCGCTTCCATACAAGAGGACTCCACCGAGCTGGCTCAAGATCTCGTCACAGGAC GTTGAGGAGAACATCTGCAAGTTCGCGAAGAAAGGGTTGACGCCGTCGCAGATTGGTGTCATTCTTCGTGACTCTCACGGGATTGCCCAGGTGAAGAGCGTCACTGGGAGCAAGATTTTGCGTATCCTCAAGGCTCATG GTCTTGCGCCTGAAATTCCTGAGGATCTGTACCACCTCATCAAGAAGGCAGTGTCCATCAGGAAGCATTTGGAGAGGAACAGGAAGGACAAAGATTCCAAGTTTAGGCTAATTCTTGTTGAGAGCAGGATCCACAGGCTTGCACGGTACTACAAGAAGACCAAGAAGCTTCCTCCTGTCTGGAAATA CGAGTCTACAACTGCTAGCACCCTTGTGGCTTAA